In a single window of the Eriocheir sinensis breed Jianghai 21 unplaced genomic scaffold, ASM2467909v1 Scaffold453, whole genome shotgun sequence genome:
- the LOC126992391 gene encoding uncharacterized protein LOC126992391: MSLTMASRSSLALTVALAVAVALSMPLMVFAAPAGPAAPQPVIANGSSVAVAPLAEAFLFCWVDAAAAVQEVEWRDAADKPLPSWTPGADAFQLGRGRHLPHAYLVLADFRQDLAGVYTCVARSEAGVEGRASVAVSLDDAAPWARR; the protein is encoded by the exons atgagTCTTACAATGGCCTCCAGATCAAGCCTGGCGCTGACCGTGGCCCTCGCCGTGGCCGTGGCCCTCTCCATGCCCCTCATGGTCTTTGCCGCGCCCGCCGGGCCCGCCGCCCCCCAGCCCGTCATCGCCAACGGCAGCAGCGTGGCCGTGGCCCCCCTGGCCGAGGCGTTCCTCTTTTGCTGGgtggacgccgccgccgccgtgcagGAG GTGGAGTGGCGGGACGCCGCCGACAAGCCGCTGCCGTCGTGGACGCCCGGCGCCGACGCCTTCCAGCTGGGCCGCGGCCGACACCTGCCTCACGCCTACCTGGTGCTGGCCGACTTCCGGCAGGACCTGGCGGGCGTGTACACCTGTGTGGCGCGCAGCGAGGCGGGGGTGGAGGGGCGCGccagcgtggccgtcagcctggacgacgcggcgccctgggcacggcgttga